A region of the Diceros bicornis minor isolate mBicDic1 chromosome 30, mDicBic1.mat.cur, whole genome shotgun sequence genome:
TCTCCTGGAGTCTCTCCCCCCAGCACCAGACGCTCTTCCTGCAGGCCCGGTGGTGGTGGTTTGGATACGGCAGCCCTGGATCTTTTCTCTTCAAGGGGcgggtggggagagggtggaggggagaggaggtgtTGGGAGCTTGGTGCTGGGGAGGGATCCTTGCTGGCAAAGGCCCCAGGCAGACCCTTCCTCATCTTCTCCCCCTTCCCTGGGGAACCTCTAACCACGTTTTCCTCCTCCGCACCCATCTGACCAGGTCAGGCTCTGAGACTTGCCACCGCCCCCCTCACACACTCAGACACATCTGCTCAGGCCTCACAGAGCTGGCAGGGGCCCCGGcttggggagaggggagacctGGGCACAGAGTAAAAGGGTGGAGGCCAGGTGTGCTGCACAGAGGGTGCGCCGACCCCTCAGGGCACTGGGGACAGGGAGATGGTGGAGCCCAGGGTCCAAGCCAGAAGCCTTCTGGTTCCTGCCCACCTCTGTGCCCCAGGCTCCCCCCCCACTCCTAAAACAGGGCATGTTCCTGGCTGCTTTGTGCCTGGGACCCAGGGGCCAAGCTGTCCCTGATGCTGTGAAGGGAGGGGTGGAGATCCCCTACCTAAGCCTGCTGAAGAGTGAGGCCGGACGTGGGGGAATGGGGAAGGGGTCCTGTCCAAGCCGCTCTTGCCACCGGGGTGGCCCCCAAGCCGGCGTCGGGTCCCAGCCCTCCCTGTTCCCCTCGGGCCCAACTGCTTTGGTGACAGGCCCAGCAGGAGCAGAGAATTCACTGCAAACCCTCACCCTGGTCTGTCTGTGGGTCCTGCTAGTGGGGAGGTGAGAGGGAGGCCCCAGCCATCCTGGATGGAGGGGTGTCTGGATGTCACCactctgggaggaggaggggagcctGGCCACACTGACCCACTGACCGTGAGCGTCCAGACCCCCACCCGGTCAGCAAGGGGAGGCTAGGAGTAGGTGGCGCTGGGGCGTGATGAttggggcagggtgggcaggcCAGCGGCGGCCAACGAGATGCAGTTGAGGTTTTCCTCCTTTTCAGGGAatgggggggtggggcggggccccCCACCTTTCTGACATCAGCGCTGCCTTGGTCCCTCCTCCCGAGCCGGGGATGGTTGCAGGTAAATCGGGGTCCGGGGCAGGGGAGGTGGGGGGCCTGTCTGGGCGGGCTGGGTCTTTATCCTAGCACCTGGTTCCCTCCCTTGCCCCCTCTGAGCTGGACCGGGGACTGCCCCCCGAGAGATCCTCGGTCGGGCCTGGGCCTTGGAGTGAATTCTCTGCTCACCCCTCTCTCCTCCGCCAGCACTAACCCTTTCTTCCCAGGTGGTCTCCAGCGCGCCTCCCTTGGAGCCAGGACCTCGCTGAGCCCCCCCAGATCTTGTCTCTCTTCCCTCCACGCagctctccttccccctccccagctcTCCCGGGgagtcccctccctccccacatctGCCCCTCGACCCTGTGCACCAGTGTCAGTGTCTGCTGCTGAACAAACCCCATGAGAGACCCTGCCggctgggggcagggctgggcgcCCTCCAGGAGGGCTGCACTTTTCCGAAAACCCTTCCTTGGCTACTGATTGCGTGGGTACTGGGTGTGGGGGGGCCACGGGCTACATCAGGAACCTAGGGGTGCCTCCTCCACCCTGGAATAGGAGGGTGCTCCCGACACCCACATTGGGTTTGGAAACATCATTCTACCTTGCAAtttttgcaggaggaagaaagtggagtaaaaaaaaaaaaatctgtgtcctGGTGTGGTTGGTGAAGGATGGGACCCTGGACTCTAGCTCTTCCATAGCGGGTGGAGACGATGGCCAAGGGGCAGGGCACTGAGTCCCTGGAGCCTCAAAGCTGCCAGCAGCTGCTCTGAGGAGGTCTTTCCGCCCCGCTTAAGGCACAGAATGTATCTGGGAGGGCTCTTGCCAAACCCCTCATCCCCAGCCTGTGGGGTCTCTagcagccagagaaggaaggagggacacCACCTCCCCCCACTAACCCTGCTCTTAATGGCCTCCAGGGTTGACATCTCCAGGGAGAGGGGCAGCTGGGCGGGGCAGGGGTCCCTGCCCGGAAACCCCCTTCCCATCACCAGCCCTACCAAGCAACCGTGACTGCAGCAGCAGGAGGGGACAGCCTGGCTCCCCCGGCCACGTGACCAACTggcttctctctcccctctctctctctccccctcctccctcgccccTGCTCATCCACTCCCCGCCCACCCGCCCGGCCCAGTCTTCGTGTGCCCAGGGACGCTGCAGAAGGTGCTGGAGCCCACCTCCACGCACGAGTCGGAGCACCAGTCTGGCGCGTGGTGCAAGGACCCGCTGCAGGCGGGCGACCGCATCTACGTCATGCCCTGGATCCCCTACCGCACGGACACGCTGACCGAGTACGCCTCGTGGGAGGACTACGTGGCCGCGCGCCACACCACCACCTACCGCCTGCCCAACCGCGTGGACGGCACGGGCTTCGTGGTCTACGACGGCGCCGTCTTCTACAACAAGGAGCGCACGCGCAACATCGTCAAATACGACCTGCGCACGCGCATCAAGAGCGGGGAGACGGTCATCAACACGGCCAACTACCACGACACATCGCCCTACCGCTGGGGCGGCAAGACCGACATCGACCTGGCCGTGGACGAGAACGGGCTGTGGGTCATCTACGCCACTGAGGGCAACAACGGGCGGCTGGTGGTGAGCCAGCTCAACCCCTACACGCTGCGCTTCGAGGGCACGTGGGAGACGGGCTACGACAAGCGCTCGGCCTCCAATGCCTTCATGGTGTGCGGGGTCCTCTACGTGCTGCGCTCCGTGTATGTGGACGACGACAGCGAGGCGGCCGGCAACCGCGTGGACTACGCCTTCAACACCAACGCCAACCGCGAGGAGCCCGTCAGCCTGGCCTTCCCCAACCCCTACCAGTTCGTGTCCTCCGTGGACTACAACCCCCGCGACAACCAGCTCTATGTCTGGAACAACTACTTTGTGGTGCGCTACAGCCTAGAGTTCGGGCCGCCGGACCCCAGTGCCGGTGAGCACGCGCGCGCTCGCTGCCTCCTTGGGCCCAGGATGGGGGCACGCTCCCAGAGAAATTAGAGATCTGGAGGTGGGTTTGGGGAGCCCTGGAGGTCAGAGTCACACGGCCTGTGACAGGCAGTTGCTACTTGATCCAACCCTCCCCGTCTATGAGATGGGGATGGTtactgccccattttacagaggaggagatgCACAGACTGGGCGGATGGGGGGGTGGGTTCCTCATTTGAGTATTTGGACCCAGAACTCTGGGCTCCTAACCACTAAGCTGCACTGCCTCTCCTAGGAGCCTGTGCGCTTTTAGCCCTGGCCCTTGTCAACCCCCGTCAACCCAAATCTTGGGTAGAAGCCCAAAATCGGTAAAACAGAAGAAACCCCAGCTGGTGATGGGGTGGTCAGCCTCCAGAGTCTCATCCCCTCAGCTGCCCTAAGCATCTCTGAGCAGCCCTGGGttccagggagccccagtctAGTCCAGCTTCGTTTGCAAGAGGGGGAACCGAGGCCCCCAGGAAAGGGACAGAGCCAGGTTAGAGAGCAGGAGATTGGGAGGGGGCTGTGTCCGGCAGCCCCCAGACCACACCTTCCTGGCCTGTTCTCTCAGGTTGCCCTCTGAAACCTCAGGGTGCGCGAGTGAGTTTTGGCTGCTGTTTAATGCTTTAGAGGGTATGTGGGTGTGAGGGACCTCTGTGGGCAGAGAGGCCGGGGGAGATCTGCTCCCAGACCCAGTGGGGACCAAGACACTTTTCCACATCAGTAGCTGAGGACGATGCAGGGGTGCCAGGGCACGCTGTGGCAGGGCGTTGAACTTAGGGGTGACTCTGTCTCGTATCCCCTCTCCCTTCCAGGCCCAGCCACTTCCCCACCCCTCAGCACAACCACCACAGCCCGGCCCACACCCCTGACCAGCACGGCTTCGCCCGCAGCCACCACCCCACTCCGCCGCGCGCCCCTCACCACGCACCCCGTGGGTGCCATCAACCAACTGGGACCTGACCTGCCTCTAGCCACGGCTCCGGCCCCCAGCACCCGGCGGCCCCCGGCCCCCAATCTGCACGTGTCCCCAGAGCTCTTCTGTGAACCTCGAGAGGTGCGGCGGGTTCAGTGGCCGGCCACCCAACAGGGCATGCTGGTGGAGAGGCCCTGCCCCAAGGGGACTCGAGGTGAGTGCAGAGATTGTGATCACCTCCACTGTGGCTGGCTTGGGGGCCAGCCACTGCTGGTCTGgccagggaagggatggaggACGTGCACCCCACTCAGTTTAGTGTAGATGCGTTTACCTGTCCATCTCTCCCACTGAAGCAGGGGCTCTGTGTGGGCTGGGGTCACATCTGACCTCTGCAGCTGtgtccccagagcccagcagGGCTCCTAGATCAGTTAGTGCCCCCCACCCATCGCCTGTCGCCTCCTTCGACAATGAGCATCTGCTGCGAGCAAAGCTCTGGGCAGACCCTGCAGGGCACCCTCAGGAGGTGACTTGGGTCCTGGCCTCAGGCAAAGATGGAGCAGCTGGAAGCAGGACAGAGGGCCCTGGAAGTGCCGGGCGTGGACGACACACACACCCCGTCTCCAGGGATCCAAGGGGTGGGTCAGAAGAGGCTCCACGGAGAGTGAGGGCTTCCAGGATGGGCTTTCCTGGAAGGGTCTAATTCTGGCAGGCAAAGATGGAAGGGGCGCCAAGAGGGAGGGCTTATGGGAAGTGAAGGGTGGCTTATGTCACCTCAGAGTGACACCTCTTGACTGTCCGGCCCGCTTCATGCCTGGTCTTCCACGTCCCCTCACCTCTCTCCTACCCACTCGTCCCCTCCTCTGCTGTCTCCTTTCTCCTGTTTCGGCCATCCATCTCTCCTTCCCTGTGGCTCCCGTCTCTGTCCCTGTCCGTCTGCCCGTCTGCCCCTGCAGGAATCGCCTCCTTCCAGTGTCTGCCGGCCCTGGGGCTCTGGAACCCCCGCGGCCCTGACCTCAGCAACTGCACCTCCCCCTGGGTCAACCAGGTGGCCCAGAAGGTACCAGCAGCAGCCACCCCTCCCAGACAGGCACACGCACTCGTGTACCGGGCCCCGGGCGGCCGGGCGCAGGGCACAGCAGGGCTGGCAGGTCTGGGAGCCAGGACTGTGGGGTCCCCTccctggcctgcagagggagcggagacgatggggagggagagggcagcGGGGAGAGGGCTGAGGGGCCAAGCAGGCCAGGCACATGCACAGGGAACATGGGGGAAGCAAGGTGGTCCCTGACGGAGCGGGCCACTCCCGCCTCACGCAGATCAAGAGCGGGGAGAACGCAGCCAACATCGCCAGCGAGCTGGCCCGCCACACCCGGGGCTCCATCTACGCGGGGGACGTGTCCTCCTCCGTGAAGCTGATGGAGCAGCTGCTGGACATCCTGGACGCCCAGCTGCAGGCCCTGCGGCCCATCGAACGGGAGTCGGCCGGCAAGAACTACAACAAGGTGGGGCTTGGCGGCAGGGCcagcgggggtggggggcctgCCCTCGGGGCTCAGGAGTATCCCGCCTGGGACCTCCCAGCTGGGCCGCCCCACGGTGGCCAGAGAGGAAGGACGGACGGACCCCAGGCTCGCTGGGTCTCCCTCCGGGGCTGCCCGGGGTGGTCACAGGGATTGGGGATCCTTAGGAACGGCTCTTGCTCGTGGCCCAGCCCCGGGGCGGTGGCAGACACAGAGGAGCAAGCTGTGTGAGCGTTGAGGTGCAGGGAGTGGGCCGGGAGGCCGGGCCTGACAGCGCCTCCGTCTCTGTCTCCTCTAGATGCACAAGCGGGAGAGAACTTGCAAGGACTACATCAAGGTGAGGCCCCAGGCTCCTGCCGCCGAGGAGGGTGGGGCGGGCCTCGGGCGGCACTGGGGACAGAGGCTGAGAGGAGGGGACACAGGGCCCAGCCCCAGGAGCGGGAGGCTGTGGGGCAGTCACGGCACCGCCCCCTGCCCGCGCAGGCTGTGGTGGAGACGGTGGACAACCTGCTGCGGCCGGAGGCCCTGGAGTCCTGGAAGGACATGAACGCCACGGAGCAGGTGCACACGGCCACCATGCTCCTGGACGTCCTGGAGGAGGGCGCCTTCCTGCTGGCCGACAACGTCAGGGAGCCCGCCCGCTTCTTGGCCGCCAAGCAGAACGTGGGTGAGTGCGGCGCTCACAGTGGGGCAAGTTTGAGGCAATTCTTGAACCATGGGGCCCGCCCAGCCCAGCGACCACAGGGCTTCCCTGGCACCCTGGCCCTCAACCTCGGGCCTCTTGCTGCAGCCCGGGCCCCCGGACTTGGACAGCCCCCAACCACGTGTGCCCTGCCATCCCCTGTTCCCACAGTGCTGGAGGTCACAGTCCTGAACACGGAGGGCCAAGTACAGGAGCTGGTGTTCCCCCAGGAGTACCCCAGCGAGAACTCCATCCAGCTGTCGGCCAACACCATCAAGCAGAACAGCCGGAATGGTCAGTGCCCAGGCCGCGCGGGCCCCCCTGCCCACTTAGAGACAACAGCGGTTCTTAACTTGCATCGGGTTGAAGAACCTGAGAAAAAGTTGGGACCCATAACAACACACAGAGATGTCTTCCGCTCAAGCTAGTGTGACGTTTCAGGGAACTCGTGGAGTGCCCCCCAAGGACCTACAGAGCCTAAGACGCGTTGCAGTCTACAGGGTTCCCTCCTGGGCAGTAGCAGTCGATCCTCATAGCTCAGGGAGGATTGTCCCATTTGACGTtagggctcagagaagttagcaATTCGCTTGGGATTACACAGCAAGTGAGAAGTGAGCCCACTGTGTGTCCTGGCCCACTGCCCTGCCGTTTGGAACTGAGCAGTGGTCCCGTGGAAGGGCTCCCTGAGCCCCAGTCACCTGGGCCGCGGCCTGGCTTCGGAGGGCCTGGTGGCTGAGGGCTGACGGCACACGCTGCTGCACCTGTCCTCCCCAGGGGTGGTCAAGGTCGTCTTCATCCTCTACAACAACCTGGGCCTTTTCTTGTCCACTGAGAACGCCACGGTGAAGCTGGTGGGCGAGGCGAGCACGGGCAGCCAGGGGGGCGCCTCCCTGGTGGTGAACTCGCAGGTCATCGCAGCATCCATCAACAAGGAGTCCAGCCGCGTCTTCCTCATGGACCCTGTCATCTTCACCGTGGCCCACCTGGAGGTGAGCTGAGGCATCCCCCTCCCTCCATGGGTGTCCCACCTCCTCCGTGTTCCCAGGCTGCGTTTCCCCCCACTGTGTGTGCACCCACCCCAAGAGCAACTTACGACCCTCCGCATTCCAGCCCCCACCTCAGCAGCTTGAGCCATTTGTACCCAGAGCCCTCAGACTGTCACTGGAGCCTGAAGCCCCAGGCACTTCTCACACTTGTCGCTATCCCTGTagtggggtgtgggggctggaatgGGACTCCCCAGATCTGACCACCTGACCACCACCATACAACAGGCCAAGAACCACTTCAATGCTAACTGCTCCTTCTGGAACTACTCGGAGCGTTCCATGCTGGGCTACTGGTCGACCCAGGGCTGTCGCCTGGTGGAGTCCAACAAGACCCATACCACGTGTGCCTGCAGCCACCTCACCAACTTTGCCGTGCTCATGGCTCACCGCGAGATCGTAAGCTGGCCTGCGCACCGCTCTCCGGGCAGGCCCGCGTGCTGGCCCGGCTTTGCATGGCGTCCGAGAGCGCGCTGCATGGGCGGTGCCGGGGAGCCAGCTTCGTGGGCGTGGGGGGCCACCAGTCTTGCCCGGGGCATGAGGCCGTACAACTGGTTCTCCCTGGTCACGGTCCCACCTTCTCCCAAGGCACTCTAGAGAAGCAAGTTGGTGTCACCTTTGTCATCTCTCCACAAGCCTTCCAGAGCATGAGGAAGTGAGCGCGCCGCCTGCAAAGGGGTGGGGGCCGGCAAGTTGGCCGGGGCGGGGGGCAGAGGCTGGGTGAGCTGCAGCACGGCACCCGTGGCCCACGGCCTTGCCCGCAGCCGGCATCTGGCCGAGCCCAGGGTGAGCCTGGCCGTGCACAAGGCCAGAGGTGCTGAGCGCGCCCCCTGCTCCTGTCCCCCAGTACCAGGGCCGCATCAATGAGCTGCTGCTGTCAGTCATCACCTGGGTGGGCATCGTGATCTCCCTGGTCTGCCTGGCCATCTGTATCTCCACCTTCTGCTTCCTGCGGGGGCTGCAGACGGACCGCAACACCATCCACAAGAACCTGTGCATCACCCTCTTCCTGGCCGAGCTGCTCTTCCTGGTCGGGATAGACAAGACTCAGTACGAGGTGGGCTGCGGCCGGGGCGGGGGCCGCGGGAGGAGGCGCCCCAGCCGGGCAGCCCCTCACCTCTGGCGCCCCGGCCTCCAGATCGCCTGCCCCATCTTCGCCGGCCTGCTGCACTACTTCTTCCTGGCCGCCTTCTCCTGGCTCTGCCTGGAGGGCGTGCACCTCTACCTGCTGCTGGTGGAGGTGTTTGAGAGCGAGTATTCCCGCACCAAGTACTACTACCTGGGCGGCTACTGCTTCCCGGCCCTGGTGGTGGGCATCGCGGCCGCCATCGACTATCGCAGCTACGGCACCGAGAAGGCGTGAGTGCCCGTCTCGCCCAAGTCTCTCCTGCCGGGCTCCCTGCTCGCAGCACCCTTTGGGCCAGGACCCTTGGGGCACTGGGCTCCCGGGGTTGGAGGGAAGGGCCCCCTGCCTCTCTCTATTCCGGCCCCGCTTCCTTTACAGCTGCTGGCTCCGGGTGGACAATTATTTCATCTGGAGCTTCATCGGGCCTGTGTCCTTTGTTATCGTGGTAAGTTGGAAGGCGTCACCCCCCCCAGTACTGCATCCCCATCCTTCATGCAGGCTAGCCTTGACCCTGAGACCCCCCCATTCTCCCCAAGCCCTTGAAAACCGTGGGAACTGAGCAGCCAACTAAGAGGAGGGAAGCAGAGTGGGTCTGCAGAGCTCCCCACTGAGGTCGTGCGTccgggagctgggatttgagccccTGCTCTGTGTCCAGCCAGGGGCCCCGTCCTCCCAGCAGGGGAGCCATGCTAACACAGTTAATCCAAGCAGCGGCAGGTACCTGGGGGCAGGTACACCAGCAGAGGCCACCCTGAAGAAGTGGGGTCGAGACTGAGACTTAGCCAGGAGCTCAGGCCAAGAGGcggagatggggccggcccggtggcatagcagttatgttcatatgctctgctttggcggcctggggtttgcaggttcaggtcctgggtgcagaccgccacactgcttgtcgagccatgctgtcccatataaagtagagaaagatgggcacagatgttagcccagggctgatcttcctcagcaaaaagaggaggactggcatggatgttagctcagggctggttttcctcaaaagagaaaaaaaaaaaaagaggcggaGGGACCCAGGCCCAGCCCGCCCCTTGGCCCCCCAGGTGAACCTGGTGTTCCTCATGGTGACCCTGCACAAGATGGTCCGGAGCTCGTCCGTGCTCAAGCCCGACTCCAGCCGCCTCGACAACATTAAGTGAGCACCCCGTCCCCACACCCCTGCCCGCGATACGCCCACAcgggccccgccccgcccagGCTTCCTAGAACATGGGGCTCTCACTTCTCAGGTCACACGGTGTGATTTTAAGGACAAGACAGTGTTTTATTGTGCTCATTTTGTATCTGCTTAAAAAGTACTAGACAACATGGCACTAGTACCTCCAGCTTGTGGTTTTGGGGACATAAGTGCCTAGAGCAGGCTGAGTTCAAAAGGTGAATCCATTTTAGGGCAACTTAAATAGGCAGCAAAAGAGTTTAAGGGTCTGGAAATATGGCCAAAAAGATGAAGGATGCGGGGAAATGACTGCCTATTCTCAAAGCCCCAAACCCTGCTCTCTGCTACCCCGCAGGCCCAGGCTGGGTGAAGGTGCAGCAGGGCAGGCCACCCCCCAGCCAAGGCCTGCTCACCCCAGGGCGTCTTTGTAGACACGTCCAGGCCCACCCAAAGAGGGACACGCAGCAGGGCTGGGGGGAAGCGTCTCTGCTGGCAGGGACTTGGACggccctgccccaccctccccAGATCCTGGGCCCTGGGGGCCATCGCACTGCTGTTCCTGCTGGGCCTCACCTGGGCTTTCGGCCTCCTCTTCATCAACAAGGAGTCGGTGGTCATGGCCTATCTCTTCACCACCTTCAACGCCTTCCAGGGCGTCTTCATCTTCGTCTTTCACTGCGCCTTACAGAAGAAGGTGAGGCGGGCAAGGCGCCCAGGCGCCCGCCCCGTGCAGTGGGACCTGTGTCTGCTGGGAGGAGGGCATGGGCTCGGGCTCAGGGAGGATTTCACCAGGCGTGAAGAGGGTTCTGCAAAAGAGCAAGATACAGCGGCGTGAAGCAAGAAAGCAGGACGGGTTTGGGGAGCTGCAGAGCACAGGGCAGGGCCATGGTGACGGGCCCTCCGCCCGCTGTAGGGCACGACCAGGCCTGTGGGAGGGGACGACTCTGGGCGCCTCCCAGACAGAACGTTGCCTACTTTAATAAGTTATGGGACCAACTGTGAGTTTTGTGGTGATAGAaggtttcctttttaaataaaatgtgttaaaatctgcgtcttaaaaacataaataaaggaGATAAGCAGAGGACTGTGGAGAGGGCGTACAGGCGGGAGGCTCAGGACTGCAGCCTGGAATCTGAGCCAGGGCATTGGCAGACTTCGTCCTGAAGGCAGTGAGAGCCCCAGTCAGACTGTTGTTGGTCTAGGGGGACAGTGAGGTGGGTAAGGCTAAGGCAGGGAATGAAGGAGTCAGCAATCACAGGAGTCCTGGCTGCAAGGTTGACTGCATCTGTTCCATTCAAAACTGTCCCGTGTCCCCATCACACAGGGACAGTGACATCCTTACATGGCCCCCATGACACACAGTCAAAGCCAGCATCCTTGCACAGCACCCCCTCACGCTGAGTGACAGCAACATCCTTACAGGAGCCCCCAGGCCCACACAGAGCGACCTGgggcccccttccctcccctcctttcccGCCGTGCTCTCCTCTGCTCTCTCGGACACCTAGACATGGACCCTCTGGACTTGTCCGCTGCTCCTCCCCAGACAGCTGCAGGGCCCGCTGCCTTATTTCTTTCAGGTCTTTGCCAAAGTGTCTTCTTCTCCGTGAGGCGTCCCCTGGTCTATTTGAAATCACAAACCACACTCCCACCCCCTGACAGCACAGCCTGACCCCTTTCCCGGCCATAGTTCTCTTCTCAGTGCTAACACCGTCAGACATCCACATAATGTACTGACGTTTGCACCTCCGCTATGTGTCTGTCCACTAAAAGATCACCTCGGAGAAGTAGGGCTTCGTGTCTAATTTGTCTGGGCTGTCCCCGGGGCCTGAACCACACTTGGCGCATAGAGGATGCTCACTGAAGATCTGCTGAGTGAAGGAGTGGACGGGTGGGAAGCTTGGGGGAGGCGGATTAAGGACAATGGCCTGAGCGAGAAGAGGGCGCCTGCCTGCCCGGCTGTGAGGAGCCAGGAAGCAGTGTGGTTTCTGCCGCCTGCCGGGAGCCTGGTCTCTGGACGCCCAAGGCGGGGCGCCCGCTGCCCGCTGCCCGCTGCCCGTCCTCGCCCCCAGGTGCACAAGGAGTACAGCAAGTGCCTGCGGCACTCCTACTGCTGCATCCGCTCCCCGCCGGGGGGCGCGCACGGCTCGCTCAAGACCTCGGCCATGCGGAGCAACACCCGCTACTACACGGGGACCCAGGTAtccgggccggggccggggcgccAGGCAGGGCTCCCTGGGGCTGAGTGTTGGACCCGAGAGCCCGAGAAGCGGGGCAGTGCTCAGCCCAGGTCCCTGGTGACGCTCATCAGGCGAGTGGTCTGAGAAGGGTCCTGGAGGGTGGGCGGCCCAAGGGCCCCCTCACGTCTGGGCTGTGTCCCCAGAGCCGAATCCGGAGGATGTGGAACGACACCGTGAGGAAGCAGACAGAGTCCTCCTTCATGGCAGGCGACATCAACAGCACCCCCACCCTGAACCGAGGTGAGCCGGCGTCCCTCACCCCTGGCTCCAGGCCCTTGAGATTCCAGGGCCCATGTCTCCTGGCTGCCTTGTGACCTATGACCTCCTGGGCAGGTACCATGGGGAACCACCTGCTGACCAACCCCGTG
Encoded here:
- the ADGRL1 gene encoding adhesion G protein-coupled receptor L1 isoform X5, giving the protein MGGWGGAPHLSDISAALVPPPEPGMVAVFVCPGTLQKVLEPTSTHESEHQSGAWCKDPLQAGDRIYVMPWIPYRTDTLTEYASWEDYVAARHTTTYRLPNRVDGTGFVVYDGAVFYNKERTRNIVKYDLRTRIKSGETVINTANYHDTSPYRWGGKTDIDLAVDENGLWVIYATEGNNGRLVVSQLNPYTLRFEGTWETGYDKRSASNAFMVCGVLYVLRSVYVDDDSEAAGNRVDYAFNTNANREEPVSLAFPNPYQFVSSVDYNPRDNQLYVWNNYFVVRYSLEFGPPDPSAGPATSPPLSTTTTARPTPLTSTASPAATTPLRRAPLTTHPVGAINQLGPDLPLATAPAPSTRRPPAPNLHVSPELFCEPREVRRVQWPATQQGMLVERPCPKGTRGIASFQCLPALGLWNPRGPDLSNCTSPWVNQVAQKIKSGENAANIASELARHTRGSIYAGDVSSSVKLMEQLLDILDAQLQALRPIERESAGKNYNKMHKRERTCKDYIKAVVETVDNLLRPEALESWKDMNATEQVHTATMLLDVLEEGAFLLADNVREPARFLAAKQNVVLEVTVLNTEGQVQELVFPQEYPSENSIQLSANTIKQNSRNGVVKVVFILYNNLGLFLSTENATVKLVGEASTGSQGGASLVVNSQVIAASINKESSRVFLMDPVIFTVAHLEAKNHFNANCSFWNYSERSMLGYWSTQGCRLVESNKTHTTCACSHLTNFAVLMAHREIYQGRINELLLSVITWVGIVISLVCLAICISTFCFLRGLQTDRNTIHKNLCITLFLAELLFLVGIDKTQYEIACPIFAGLLHYFFLAAFSWLCLEGVHLYLLLVEVFESEYSRTKYYYLGGYCFPALVVGIAAAIDYRSYGTEKACWLRVDNYFIWSFIGPVSFVIVVNLVFLMVTLHKMVRSSSVLKPDSSRLDNIKSWALGAIALLFLLGLTWAFGLLFINKESVVMAYLFTTFNAFQGVFIFVFHCALQKKVHKEYSKCLRHSYCCIRSPPGGAHGSLKTSAMRSNTRYYTGTQSRIRRMWNDTVRKQTESSFMAGDINSTPTLNRGTMGNHLLTNPVLQPRGGTSPYNTLIAESVGFNPSSPPVFNSPGSYREPKHPLGGREACGMDTLPLNGNFNNSYSLRSGDFPPGDGAPEPPRGRNLADAAAFEKMIISELVQNNLRGGGGAKGPPPPEPPVPPVPGGSGEEEAGGPGGADRAEIELLYKALEEPLLLPRAQSVLYQSDLDESESCTAEDGATSRPLSSPPGRDSLYASGANLRDSPSYPDSSPEGPSEALPPPPPAPPGPPEIYYTSRPPALMARNPLQGYYQVRRPSHEGYLAAPGLEGPGPDGDGQMQLVTSL
- the ADGRL1 gene encoding adhesion G protein-coupled receptor L1 isoform X1; translated protein: MARLAAALWSLCVTAVLVTSATQGLSRAGLPFGLMRRELACEGYPIELRCPGSDVVMVENANYGRTDDKICDADPFQMENVQCYLPDAFKIMSQRCNNRTQCVVVAGSDAFPDPCPGTYKYLEVQYDCVPYIEVEQKVFVCPGTLQKVLEPTSTHESEHQSGAWCKDPLQAGDRIYVMPWIPYRTDTLTEYASWEDYVAARHTTTYRLPNRVDGTGFVVYDGAVFYNKERTRNIVKYDLRTRIKSGETVINTANYHDTSPYRWGGKTDIDLAVDENGLWVIYATEGNNGRLVVSQLNPYTLRFEGTWETGYDKRSASNAFMVCGVLYVLRSVYVDDDSEAAGNRVDYAFNTNANREEPVSLAFPNPYQFVSSVDYNPRDNQLYVWNNYFVVRYSLEFGPPDPSAGPATSPPLSTTTTARPTPLTSTASPAATTPLRRAPLTTHPVGAINQLGPDLPLATAPAPSTRRPPAPNLHVSPELFCEPREVRRVQWPATQQGMLVERPCPKGTRGIASFQCLPALGLWNPRGPDLSNCTSPWVNQVAQKIKSGENAANIASELARHTRGSIYAGDVSSSVKLMEQLLDILDAQLQALRPIERESAGKNYNKMHKRERTCKDYIKAVVETVDNLLRPEALESWKDMNATEQVHTATMLLDVLEEGAFLLADNVREPARFLAAKQNVVLEVTVLNTEGQVQELVFPQEYPSENSIQLSANTIKQNSRNGVVKVVFILYNNLGLFLSTENATVKLVGEASTGSQGGASLVVNSQVIAASINKESSRVFLMDPVIFTVAHLEAKNHFNANCSFWNYSERSMLGYWSTQGCRLVESNKTHTTCACSHLTNFAVLMAHREIYQGRINELLLSVITWVGIVISLVCLAICISTFCFLRGLQTDRNTIHKNLCITLFLAELLFLVGIDKTQYEIACPIFAGLLHYFFLAAFSWLCLEGVHLYLLLVEVFESEYSRTKYYYLGGYCFPALVVGIAAAIDYRSYGTEKACWLRVDNYFIWSFIGPVSFVIVVNLVFLMVTLHKMVRSSSVLKPDSSRLDNIKSWALGAIALLFLLGLTWAFGLLFINKESVVMAYLFTTFNAFQGVFIFVFHCALQKKVHKEYSKCLRHSYCCIRSPPGGAHGSLKTSAMRSNTRYYTGTQSRIRRMWNDTVRKQTESSFMAGDINSTPTLNRGTMGNHLLTNPVLQPRGGTSPYNTLIAESVGFNPSSPPVFNSPGSYREPKHPLGGREACGMDTLPLNGNFNNSYSLRSGDFPPGDGAPEPPRGRNLADAAAFEKMIISELVQNNLRGGGGAKGPPPPEPPVPPVPGGSGEEEAGGPGGADRAEIELLYKALEEPLLLPRAQSVLYQSDLDESESCTAEDGATSRPLSSPPGRDSLYASGANLRDSPSYPDSSPEGPSEALPPPPPAPPGPPEIYYTSRPPALMARNPLQGYYQVRRPSHEGYLAAPGLEGPGPDGDGQMQLVTSL